The following proteins are encoded in a genomic region of Chaetodon auriga isolate fChaAug3 chromosome 8, fChaAug3.hap1, whole genome shotgun sequence:
- the setd2 gene encoding uncharacterized protein setd2 isoform X3 gives MGEPCDLKHFVKEEGSGASLKVEGLSKAALIKSLSPRVMLSNHLLPKGTKMKVNLEDQGRQKVSFSFAQTKKPLQSLFFIPASSDKSVTESLPALSQSTLDKGGQNTDSKTEQKQTPMVPTSTAETHSQTPVFSATKLKTDLAKKHFKKQILSVSVTEEKPTSVVPEEPHSPELQVLQKSESVTEFPIPQPQNVVSVCLSENAHIEALETRVTRSLKKPAASSGKDGESSSSAEQDSKIYKRKTRSQSDNAPPGSESDGDSVQMSSSHKSVDSKSKTNSDSRSKEVKKSSCGSHVEEKEKSFSKRSENHERSSSYSKTDRDSRHTSSRSSRSDKDRRRTRSRSRSRSRGSRTSSSHSRSERSRGDRGSRSERSYYHDSDRRSHRSSPRRERRRSRSRTDRTRDSSDSEDDHRKTRTRTSDSSRSSAHSSSHKESKSSSYSKSEKASKPADSPHSSELDKRTQSSKFERTSKRLSDSDSQRKCSPDQDSSYRKSSSHHKSETNSKSSSSSMHTHPQTYEKRQKSSSSDSEADHKGISQASDKEENCKNPHRKTSRPDSKQLTPSRSSVKTTGHDRQSNDIFHNPGKVPPCANTTEMCSQSEKEKSDSQPGGNEHSNQDFKEMVACTDQSLQESASKRKEANSGLEVENENVSAITSNESLRHLNAALENLTNVKDSISSNNRPHVNSDAAVLKSCSSKDSIVCSQDKKVVDCSPGPKSLLDTSDPTVTHDVQQNTKPETVEVNMVSAVSKQVDTSVLLTSDSSGLESENQLTLEQQNMDTVKKSSSTTKKSRWDIVGQDTPESDNSQKILCAESKPTVKKVISVKKIEFSKENSQQDSDIKDTVQQEAETHSKLVKQIEIPKQEVSSDSTSTTDTYKDQSEPLQESTSVDHCDLKLSISQKTNTDEPLHINDTSQDGKAAKMQTWNGDESKDSAHKSKLSKRSALNQEALGGQSEVSDSDNSEYDSDCGEAIKRLHSVVVVPKNSSLTMDTQDTGALPCTLMNRSELQNANLAADVNISEVPKQRQGSPSTAFVETSGPCGGVNDSLNNSMLCQSQSNMIDSTSHSEGSSSISAQPYMAGHISAHGSATDLPHSLDNSRQCEQGHKQHNVSSRGERMHSHYRHDDFSSADNISDNVGFSLGWDFSQPEQPSSTYQQPDSSHGPQLMNTKLAGTSPKEQEHKQSNASWNHQSSDMQISRKTYLHVHEHYQDPAGEIHPDSLTNDHDDYSGDKPSNLHKTAVECSGNNTPGSSSFVQGHEISSNSRGSAVPDPPREDNFRPHRGRGPPKKRRPEIESDSDNEAEAGPASKRDRLGDTDVPKESHVKAELHRPSLTLQDFQDANKWKESSKSKKMPPYFDLIEENLYLTERKKSKSHRDIKRMQCECPVLPREERAKGVLACGEDCLNRLLMIECSSRCLNGVYCSNRRFQMKQHADFDVILTEDKGWGLRAAKDLAPNTFVLEYCGEVLDHKEFKTRVKEYARNKNIHYYFMSLKNNEIIDATLKGNCSRFMNHSCEPNCETQKWTVNGQLRVGFFTTKAVTAGTELTFDYQFQRYGKEAQKCFCGAPSCRGFLGGENRVSVRAAGGKMKKDRSRKSALTTVDEELEALLENGEGLYDEKQVVSLCRLMVRVETMEQKLICLKLIQDTQNPSCLKQFLDHHGLSLLWIFMVELSEAKGNSANNIKLQLEIMKTLAVLPISTKNMLEESRVLTFIQRWAQTKTLPQPVEMDGYSSENTSRAQTPLNTPDGSSTKLGPELDGDASKPAVYRRLKIISENSLDSALSDASKASDGKEEEEEDDEEEEEESSNAGLSDGKQLKADPVCEAEDPTKVTTEELVNEEKQEETEMNSSSQHQPQTEEEKEKMELNLEKEIEMKEDTSEGQTDDLEGPKDHSEEQESREEQTSQTVTEKAELEGDQLTDKALEPESQSIQTDVADLPPEQPSDNVEGQAEMQEAEKPPAGSEAQPGESTTDTAPSSENPEASMPSEVIATPVDPSLIGTPSQDEEEGVSDVESERSQEPQLSALDISGMAARLLESWKDLKEVYRIPKKSQVEKEANDRSRDRDTALTPRTTSGSREREREREKERERDRDRDYDRDRDRDWDRDRDRDRDRDRDRERDRISDKTPRSTERRRRRSASPPSSYERTTRRTEERFDPSNSSKTPRGGVGKERNKLSTEERRKLFEQEVAQREAQKQQQLQQQQQQQLQTMSYDPALAYASSPGFITYPPGYPIQTFVDPSNPNAGKATPVSNLSQHINTTNLATGNPQQYAQPTVAPQDAGVAVLSVPAQTAPQVQGQQSYTTLWDPTTQQAVTVQTQPPQQYATAPAQAQTQTAIYYQGQPCQTIYSIPTAYPQANTPVIQAYTEPTASYLHGQPVYPGHQQGVVVQQGGTVTTIVTSQTVQQEMIVPNNVIDLPPPSPPKPKTIVLPPNWKVARDPEGKIYYYHIVTRQTQWDPPTWEGSSDNTSVDHESEMDLGTPTYDENPSKFSTKTAEADTSSELAKKSKETFRKEMSQFIVQCLNPYRKPDCKLGRISNTEDFKHLARKLTHGVMNKELKACNNPEDLECNENVKHKTKEYIKKYMQRFGSVYRPKEDTEVY, from the exons ATGGGGGAACCTTGTGACCTTAAGCACTTCGTAAA agaggaggggagtggTGCCTCG CTTAAGGTAGAGGGTCTATCCAAGGCAGCTCTAATCAAGAGCCTGTCTCCCAGAGTTATGCTATCCAACCATCTCCTGCCTAAAGGGACCAAGATGAAGGTCAACCTGGAGGATCAGGGTCGTCAGAAAGTGTCCTTCAGCTTCGCACAGACCAAGAAGCCACTGCAGAGCCTCTTCTTCATCCCTGCCAGCTCTGACAAGTCTGTCACTGAATCTCTCCCGGCCTTGTCACAGTCAACCTTAGACAAAGGAGGTCAGAATACAGACAGCAAAACTGAGCAAAAGCAGACACCCATGGTGCCAACATcaacagcagagacacattCTCAAACACCAGTCTTCTCTGCCACTAAACTGAAAACTGACTTAGCAAAGAAGCATTTCAAGAAGCAAATTTTGAGTGTCTCTGTGACTGAAGAGAAACCAACATCTGTTGTGCCGGAGGAGCCGCACTCTCCTGAATTACAGGTTCTGCAGAAATCAGAAAGTGTAACTGAATTCCCAATACCCCAGCCTCAGAATGTCGTCAGTGTCTGCCTCTCTGAGAATGCCCACATTGAGGCCTTGGAGACAAGGGTAACCCGTAGCCTCAAGAAgccagctgcttcctctggaaaagatggagagagttcCAGTAGTGCTGAGCAGGACAGTAAGATATACAAAAGGAAAACCAGGTCCCAGTCTGATAATGCTCCCCCTGGCTCAGAATCTGATGGAGATTCAGTCCAAATGTCTTCCAGTCACAAATCAGTTGACTCcaaaagtaaaacaaactcTGACAGCAGAAGCAAAGAGGTAAAAAAGTCTTCCTGTGGTTCACAtgtggaggaaaaggaaaaaagtttCTCAAAGCGGTCAGAGAATCATGAAAGGTCTTCTAGTTACTCCAAAACAGACCGTGATTCTAGACACACATCTTCACGCTCATCTCGATCAGACAAAGATCGCAGAAGAACCAGATCCAGATCACGGTCTAGATCGAGAGGGTCTAGAACAAGTTCATCTCACTCCAGATCAGAGAGATCCCGAGGTGACAGAGGATCACGCTCTGAAAGGTCATACTATCATGATTCTGATCGGAGATCACATAGGAGTTCTCCacgcagagagaggagacgttCTCGTTCTCGCACTGATAGAACTCGGGACAGTTCTGACTCTGAGGATGACCACAGAAAGACAAGGACAAGGACAAGTGACTCCAGCAGATCGTCTGCTCATTCAAGCTCACATAAAGAGTCAAAATCATCCTCCTACTCAAAATCTGAGAAAGCCTCCAAACCTGCAGATTCTCCTCACTCCTCAGAATTGGATAAAAGAACGCAATCGTCAAAGTTTGAAAGGACTTCAAAGCGACTATCAGACTCTGATTCCCAGCGTAAGTGCTCTCCTGATCAGGACTCCAGTTACCGTAAATCTAGCTCCCATCACAAGTCAGAGACCAACAGCAAATCCTCTTCTTCCAGTATGCATACCCACCCTCAGACATATGAAAAACGGCAAAAAAGCAGCTCTAGTGACTCTGAGGCCGATCATAAAGGAATATCACAAGCCTCTGACAAGGAGGAGAACTGTAAAAACCCCCACAGGAAAACCAGTAGGCCAGACTCAAAGCAGTTGACCCCTTCTAGATCTTCTGTGAAAACTACTGGACATGATAGACAATCAAATGACATATTTCACAACCCTGGCAAAGTTCCACCTTGTGCAAACACCACAGAAATGTGTTCTCagagtgaaaaggaaaaatctgATTCCCAACCAGGTGGAAATGAACACAGTAATCAGGATTTTAAGGAGATGGTCGCATGCACTGATCAGAGTTTGCAAGAATCTGCATCCAAGAGAAAAGAAGCTAATTCAGGTCTTGAAGTTGAGAATGAAAATGTCTCAGCTATAACCTCAAATGAAAGCCTAAGGCATTTAAATGCCGCCCTGGAAAACTTGACCAATGTGAAGGATAGCATTTCTTCTAATAACCGACCACATGTGAACTCagatgcagctgttttaaagtcATGCAGTAGTAAAGATAGTATAGTGTGCAGCCAGGACAAGAAAGTTGTCGACTGTTCACCAGGACCAAAGTCCTTACTTGATACATCAGATCCAACTGTTACACATGATGTCCAGCAGAACACTAAACCAGAGACTGTTGAGGTGAATATGGTTTCAGCGGTCAGCAAGCAGGTTGACACAAGTGTACTACTCACATCTGATTCATCAGGTCTTGAATCTGAGAATCAGCTGACACTTGAACAGCAAAATATGGATACTGTTAAAAAGAGCAGCAGTACTACCAAAAAGTCCCGATGGGATATTGTTGGGCAGGACACCCCAGAGAGTGATAATTCACAGAAGATACTTTGTGCAGAGAGTAAGCCCACTGTTAAAAAAGTGATCTCTGTCAAAAAGATTGAGTTTTCTAAAGAAAATAGCCAACAAGACTCTGACATTAAAGATACTGTTCAGCAAGAAGCTGAAACACATTCCAAACTGGTGAAGCAGATTGAGATCCCTAAGCAAGAAGTCAGCTCAGACAGTACATCCACGACCGATACATACAAAGACCAAAGTGAGCCTTTACAAGAAAGCACCAGCGTTGACCACTGTGACTTAAAACTGAGCATatctcagaaaacaaacacagatgagcCTTTGCACATAAATGATACATCCCAGGATGGCAAAGCTGCAAAGATGCAGACTTGGAATGGCGATGAATCCAAGGACAGTGCACACAAGAGCAAATTGAGTAAGAGAAGTGCACTAAATCAGGAAGCATTAGGAGGGCAAAGTGAGGTCAGTGATAGTGACAACTCGGAGTATGACTCTGATTGCGGCGAGGCTATAAAGCGATTACACTCTGTGGTTGTGGTGCCAAAGAATTCTTCCCTAACAATGGATACACAGGACACAGGAGCTTTGCCGTGCACTCTGATGAATAGATCAGAACTGCAGAATGCTAATTTAGCAGCTGATGTGAATATCAGTGAAGTCCCAAAACAAAGGCAGGGGAGTCCTTCCACTGCGTTTGTAGAGACCAGTGGTCCATGTGGTGGTGTGAATGATTCGCTCAATAACAGTATGCTGTGTCAATCCCAGAGTAATATGATTGACAGCACCAGTCACTCAGAGGgctccagctccatcagtgCCCAGCCTTACATGGCTGGTCATATCAGTGCCCATGGAAGTGCCACAGATCTTCCCCACAGCCTTGATAATTCCAGACAATGTGAGCAAGGGCACAAACAGCATAATGTTAGCAGCAGAGGTGAAAGGATGCACTCCCATTACCGACATGatgatttctccagtgctgaCAATATCAGTGACAACGTTGGATTCAGCCTGGGTTGGGATTTTTCGCAACCAGAACAGCCCAGTAGTACATACCAGCAGCCTGATAGCAGTCATGGGCCACAGTTAATGAACACTAAACTAGCAGGAACCTCTCCCAAGGAACAGGAGCACAAACAGAGTAATGCCTCGTGGAACCACCAATCCTCTGACATGCAGATCAGCAGAAAAACCTACCTCCATGTGCATGAACATTATCAGGATCCTGCAGGTGAAATCCATCCTGACTCCCTAACTAATGACCATGACGACTACAGTGGGGATAAACCTTCTAATCTTCATAAAACAGCTGTTGAATGCAGTGGCAATAACACTCCTGGGTCATCAAGCTTTGTACAAGGTCATGAAAtaagcagcaacagcaggggCTCTGCTGTTCCTGACCCCCCTAGAGAAGACAATTTTAGACCCCACAGAGGCCGAGGCCCTCCAAAGAAAAGGCGCCCTGAGATTGAGTCAGATTCAGACAATGAGGCAGAAGCTGGGCCTGCAAGCAAGAGGGACCGCCTAGGAGATACTGATGTCCCCAAGGAAAGTCATGTCAAAGCTGAGTTGCACCGTCCGTCACTCACTCTGCAGGACTTTCAAGATGCCAATAAATGGAAAGAGTCATCCAAGTCAAAGAAGATGCCCCCTTACTTTGACTTGATAGAGGAGAACCTCTACCTGACGGAGAG AAAGAAGAGCAAATCGCATCGAGATATCAAGAGAATGCAATGTGAGTGCCCAGTGCTGCCCAGAGAGGAGCGTGCAAAGGGAGTATTAGCGTGTGGGGAAGACTGTTTAAACCGGTTGCTGATGATTGAGTG ctcctCGCGGTGCCTGAATGGAGTCTACTGTTCTAATCGACGCTTTCAGATGAAGCAACATGCAGACTTTGATGTTATCCTCACAGAAGACAAGGGCTGGGGACTGCGGGCAGCTAAAGACTTGGCACC GAACACCTTTGTACTGGAATACTGTGGGGAGGTATTGGACCACAAGGAGTTCAAAACGAGGGTGAAAGAATATGCTCGCAATAAGAACATCCACTACTACTTCATGTCTCTAAAGAATAATGAG ATTATTGATGCAACACTGAAGGGCAATTGCTCTCGGTTTATGAACCATAGCTGCGAACCCAACTGTGAAACTCAAAAG TGGACTGTCAATGGCCAGCTTAGAGTTGGGTTCTTTACCACCAAGGCTGTCACTGCAGGAACTGAACTGACGTTTGATTACCAGTTCCAGAGATACGG CAAAGAAgcacagaaatgtttctgtggCGCACCCAGCTGCAGAGGTTTTCTTGGTGGGGAGAACAGAGTTAGTGTTCGGGCAGCTGGAGGCAAGATGAAGAAAGACCGCAGTCGAAAGAGCGCACTCACCACG GTTGATGAAGAGCTGGAGGCGTTATTGGAGAATGGAGAAGGCCTGTATGATGAGAAACAGGTggtgtctctctgcagactcaTGGTCCGAGTTGAAACCATGGAGCAGAAACTCATCTGCCTCAAGCTCATACAA GATACTCAGAATCCCTCATGCCTGAAGCAGTTCCTGGACCATCATGGATTGTCTTTGCTGTGGATTTTCATGGTGGAGCTCTCTGAAGCTAAAGGCAACAGTGCCAATAATATCAAACTGCAGTTAGAG ATTATGAAGACCTTGGCTGTGCTACCTATCTCTACTAAAAACATgttggaggagagcagagtcCTGACCTTCATTCAGCGATGGGCTCAGACAAAAACTCTCCCTCAGCCTGTTGAGATGGATGGCTACTCCAGTGAGAACACCTCCCGAGCTCAGACACCCCTCAACACTCCCGATGGTTCCTCCACCAAACTGGGACCAGAATTGGACGGTGACGCCTCCAAACCTGCTGTTTACCGCCGCCTTAAAAtcatcagtgaaaacagcctgGACAGTGCACTCTCTGATGCTAGCAAAGCATCTGatgggaaggaggaagaggaggaggatgatgaggaggaagaagaggaatcCTCAAATGCAGGACTTTCTGATGGCAAACAGTTGAAGGCAGACCCAGTGTGTGAAGCAGAAGATCCAACAAAAGTAACAACGGAAGAGTTGGTGAAcgaggagaaacaggaagagactgagATGAATTCAAGCAGTCAACACCAACCTcaaactgaggaggaaaaagaaaaaatggagtTGAATTTGGAGAAGGAAATTGAGATGAAAGAGGACACAAGTGAGGGTCAGACAGATGACCTTGAGGGGCCAAAAGACCATAGTGAAGAACAAGAGAGTAGGGAGGAGCAGACcagtcagacagtgacagaaaaggcTGAACTTGAAGGAGACCAACTCACCGATAAAGCTCTCGAGCCAGAGAGTCAGTCCATCCAAACGGATGTTGCTGATCTTCCACCTGAGCAGCCTTCAGACAATGTGGAAGGCCAGGCAGAGATGCAAGAGGCAGAGAAACCTCCTGCTGGCAGTGAGGCGCAACCTGGTGAATCTACCACTGATACTGCTCCAAGCTCTGAGAACCCAGAGGCCAGTATGCCCTCTGAGGTCATAGCGACCCCTGTGGACCCATCGCTTATAGGAACTCCATctcaggatgaagaggaaggtgTCTCAGATGTGGAGAGTGAGAGGAGTCAGGAGCCCCAACTCAGTGCTTTGGACATTAGTGGCATGGCTGCCAGGCTTCTAGAAAGCTGGAAGGATCTGAAG GAGGTGTACAGAATACCAAAGAAGAGTCAGGTGGAAAAGGAAGCAAATG ATCGCAGCCGAGATCGAGACACAGCTTTGACGCCACGCACCACGTCTGGTAGCCGAGAACgtgagagggagcgagagaaggagagggaacgCGACAGAGACCGAGATTATGACAGAGACAGGGATCGAGActgggacagggacagggacagggacagagacagagatcgTGACCGGGAACGTGATCGAATCTCTGACAAAACTCCACGCAGCACCGAGAGACGGAGGAGACGCTCCGCTTCGCCACCCTCATCCTATGAAAGGACCACCAGGCGCACAGAGGAACG GTTTGACCCATCTAACAGCAGCAAGACTCCAAGGGGAGGGGTTGGCAAGGAGCGCAACAAGCTGTCCACGGAGGAGCGCAGAAAGCTGTTTGAGCAGGAGGTTGCTCAACGtgaagctcagaaacaacaacagcttcagcagcagcagcagcagcagcttcagacgaTGTCTTATGACCCTGCTCTGGCCTATGCCTCCAGTCCTGGTTTCATCACCTACCCTCCTGGATATCCCATCCAGACCTTTGTGGATCCCTCCAACCCCAACGCAGGCAAA GCCACTCCAGTCTCTAATCTCTCTCAGCACATCAACACCACCAACCTCGCCACTGGAAACCCTCAGCAGTATGCGCAGCCAACTGTAGCACCCCAGGACGCAGGCGTAGCTGTCCTCTCTGTACCAGCCCAGACGGCCCCTCAGGTGCAGGGCCAGCAGAGCTACACCACTCTCTGGGATCCCACTACTCAGCAGGCAGTGACTGTACAGACACAGCCTCCGCAGCAGTATGCCACAGCCCCAGCACAGGCGCAGACACAGACGGCCATCTATTACCAGGGCCAGCCATGTCAAACCATCTACAGCATCCCCACAGCCTACCCTCAAGCCAACACTCCCGTTATACAG GCGTACACTGAACCCACAGCCAGCTACCTACATGGCCAGCCTGTGTATCCTGGTCATCAGCAGGGAGTGGTGGTGCAGCAGGGAGGCACAGTCACCACCATTGTTACATCCCAAACTGTCCAACAG GAAATGATTGTACCCAACAATGTGATAGAcctgcctcctccctctccccccaaACCCAAAACTATCGTCCTACCTCCCAACTGGAAAGTGGCGCGGGACCCTGAAGGCAAGATCTATTACTACCACATAGTCACAAG acaaacacagtgggACCCTCCAACCTGGGAAGGAAGTAGCGACAACACTAGTGTGGACCATGAATCAGAGATGGACCTGGGAACACCCACCTATGATGAGAATCCTTCCAAG TTCtccacaaaaacagctgaagcaGACACATCCAGCGAACTGGCTAAAAAGAGTAAAGAGACGTTTCGCAAAGAG ATGTCCCAGTTCATAGTGCAATGTCTAAATCCTTATCGGAAGCCAGACTGCAAACTTGGACGCATCAGCAACACAGAAGATTTCAAACACCTGGCCAGAAAG CTAACTCACGGAGTCATGAATAAAGAGTTGAAAGCTTGCAACAATCCTGAGGACCTTGAGTGTAACGAGAATGTGAAGCACAAGACCAAGGAGTACATCAAGAAGTACATGCAGAGGTTCGGCTCTGTGTACAGGCCCAAGGAGGACACGGAGGTGTACTAG